From the Nodularia sp. NIES-3585 genome, one window contains:
- a CDS encoding cupin-like domain-containing protein: MNIRLENKFSQTSVNIERIHKPTREEFKNKTLSYRKPVIITGKIPDWKAFGLWSIDYLNTVIGNKEVDVNVSKNKMFTVDPETEVILPSKKIQFTEFTDWIIQEKKADQYYYLQQSPIQTSFPELFPDIEIPDYMNQNLFMITNLWIGTGGNITPLHWDAAQNLLSQVRGRKRILLFEPKQISFLYPFSVHSQTPHISHLNIDKLDIEKFPKFQKAKYTECILEPGEMLFIPAFWWHQVYSLDQLNIAVNFWWKANLKDYFTAPARRFLLKKPNLFWVMVLQKPNLFWKIIEDFAGLISYKKRV, encoded by the coding sequence ATGAATATCCGTTTAGAAAATAAATTTTCTCAAACTTCAGTAAATATTGAACGTATTCATAAACCTACACGAGAGGAGTTTAAAAACAAAACGCTCTCTTATAGAAAACCAGTTATCATTACTGGAAAAATACCTGACTGGAAAGCATTTGGTTTATGGTCAATTGATTATTTGAATACTGTTATAGGTAACAAAGAAGTTGATGTCAACGTTTCTAAAAACAAAATGTTCACCGTTGATCCAGAAACTGAGGTTATTTTACCTAGCAAAAAAATCCAGTTTACTGAATTCACCGATTGGATTATCCAGGAAAAAAAAGCTGACCAATACTACTACCTTCAACAAAGTCCAATTCAAACCTCCTTTCCCGAACTATTTCCAGATATTGAGATTCCGGATTACATGAATCAAAATTTGTTCATGATCACAAATCTTTGGATAGGTACTGGTGGTAATATCACGCCATTACATTGGGATGCAGCACAAAACCTGTTATCTCAGGTGCGTGGTCGAAAGCGGATTTTACTGTTTGAACCGAAACAAATTTCTTTTCTATATCCTTTTTCTGTGCATTCCCAAACACCACACATAAGTCACTTAAACATTGACAAACTTGACATTGAGAAATTTCCTAAATTTCAAAAAGCAAAATATACAGAGTGTATCCTAGAACCAGGTGAAATGCTATTTATTCCAGCCTTTTGGTGGCATCAAGTTTACTCTCTTGATCAGCTAAACATAGCAGTTAATTTCTGGTGGAAGGCAAATTTAAAAGACTATTTCACAGCACCTGCAAGGCGATTTTTGCTAAAAAAACCTAATTTGTTTTGGGTAATGGTGCTACAAAAACCTAATCTATTTTGGAAAATTATTGAGGATTTTGCAGGGCTAATCTCCTACAAAAAAAGAGTCTAG
- a CDS encoding NAD(P)H-hydrate dehydratase, whose protein sequence is MQDRQEQVSQVVVTARQMRDIEGRIFAAGMPVAALMEKVAGLIALRVQQMKGSHVGILVGPGHNGGDALVVARELHFRGYAVWIYTPFTKLKELTSQHLQYAQSLGIPYYQEIEELPDCDFLIDGLFGFGLERPITEGIALAINRLNQWGKPVLSIDVPSGIHTDTGEVLGTAIRATHTFCLGLWKLAFLQDQALEYIGKAELIDFDILWADVQGVLGDAPRIQRITPGTVKLALPLPRPAVTHKYKEGHLLLICGSRRYAGGAILTALGARASGVGMLSIAVPESLKPILVSHLPEALIIGCPETETGAIAHLQLPEKTDLSSFSAIACGPGLTLDATPIVQEVISSDRSLVLDADGLNILAQMGTIPTLQKRQAPTVLTPHTGEFQRLFPDIADPKQDRVKAVKDAAVQSGAVVLLKGARTAIANSQGAIWINPESTPALARGGSGDVLTGLIGGLLAQGATKETPVEDIVASAAWWHSQAGILAAQERTELGVDAFTLTQYLMQVITELPTQTFDSL, encoded by the coding sequence ATGCAAGATAGGCAAGAACAGGTTTCACAAGTCGTAGTCACTGCTAGGCAAATGCGGGATATTGAAGGGCGGATATTTGCTGCCGGAATGCCTGTAGCGGCTTTAATGGAAAAGGTGGCGGGATTAATTGCCCTTCGTGTTCAGCAAATGAAGGGATCTCATGTAGGAATTTTAGTCGGTCCTGGTCATAATGGGGGCGATGCTTTGGTGGTAGCCCGTGAATTACACTTTCGCGGGTATGCAGTGTGGATATATACTCCTTTTACTAAGCTGAAAGAATTAACTTCGCAGCATTTACAATATGCCCAGAGTTTAGGTATCCCGTACTATCAAGAAATTGAGGAATTACCAGATTGTGATTTTTTGATTGATGGGTTATTTGGTTTTGGTTTAGAAAGACCAATTACTGAAGGTATCGCTTTGGCAATTAATCGCTTAAATCAATGGGGTAAACCGGTTTTGAGTATCGATGTCCCTTCCGGTATACACACTGATACAGGTGAAGTATTAGGCACTGCTATTCGGGCGACTCACACATTTTGTCTGGGTTTATGGAAGTTGGCTTTTTTGCAAGACCAAGCTTTAGAATATATCGGCAAAGCTGAGTTAATCGATTTTGATATTCTTTGGGCTGATGTTCAAGGTGTTTTAGGGGATGCACCCAGAATTCAACGCATTACTCCAGGAACAGTAAAATTAGCTTTACCTTTACCTCGTCCAGCAGTGACGCACAAATATAAGGAAGGTCATTTACTGTTGATTTGTGGTTCCCGTCGCTACGCAGGGGGAGCAATTTTAACGGCTTTGGGTGCGCGTGCTAGTGGTGTGGGTATGCTCTCAATTGCTGTGCCAGAGTCGTTGAAACCTATTTTAGTATCACATTTGCCCGAAGCATTAATTATTGGTTGTCCAGAGACGGAAACTGGCGCGATCGCACATTTGCAATTACCAGAAAAAACTGATTTGAGTTCCTTTAGTGCGATCGCCTGTGGCCCTGGTTTAACTTTAGATGCTACGCCCATTGTCCAAGAAGTAATTTCTAGCGATCGCTCTTTAGTCCTCGATGCTGATGGCTTGAATATTTTGGCACAGATGGGAACCATCCCCACATTACAAAAGCGTCAAGCACCAACGGTTCTTACACCCCACACAGGAGAGTTTCAGCGATTATTCCCAGATATTGCCGACCCCAAACAAGACCGAGTAAAAGCAGTAAAAGACGCAGCTGTGCAAAGTGGGGCTGTAGTTTTATTAAAAGGGGCGAGAACTGCGATCGCTAACTCCCAAGGAGCAATTTGGATTAATCCTGAAAGCACCCCAGCCTTGGCGCGTGGTGGTAGTGGGGACGTATTGACAGGGTTAATTGGTGGATTATTGGCACAAGGAGCCACGAAAGAAACTCCTGTAGAGGATATTGTGGCCAGCGCGGCTTGGTGGCATTCCCAAGCCGGGATTTTAGCCGCCCAAGAACGCACAGAATTAGGTGTAGATGCCTTTACCTTGACACAATATCTGATGCAGGTGATCACTGAACTACCTACACAGACTTTTGATTCGCTCTAA